In Pirellula sp. SH-Sr6A, the DNA window CGAAGGAGTGGCTTTGTTCATGGAGTCTCTTTCAGCGCTGGATCTCGGGACAGCGTTTCTCATCGATATCGGCGGTTGGGATTCCAATCGATTGCAGGCGGGTCGATATCGATTGTTGCACGATCAAATCTGGTTTCCCTGGCAAGAATTTGGAAATGCGAATGGATTAGCGTTTCGCGATGCTCGGGACTTGCCTAAGCGATATAGCCAAGCCTGCGGACTGGCTCACTTTTGGATGGAGCAGGGCGAATCGTCCATCGGATTCCGGGAACATTTGGCGAGGCTTTACCATCGCGGGGACGCCCAGAGTTGGTCGCCCGGAAGCGACGAGGAACTGACGAAGAACTACGCCACCTATTTGCAGAAGAGCCCATTTCTCGAGGAAGATTATCTCCCTCACACCGATCGCAACGAATTGGTCTTGAGCCGCTCACCCGTGACGGCCGATTGGTTGCTGAAATGTCTCGGTGGGAGAACCCAATGGAACTCGATCGATCTCTCGTTCACCCAGATCGACGATGCCGCATGGCTCGCCCCTGACACGACATGGGATCTCGTCCGATTGAATGTCGAATCAACCGCCATCAGCAATGGTGCGCTGTCCGGGATCGCCAAAATGCCTCGGCTTCAAGAATTGGATCTGTCCCATTGCAAAATCGATAGCGACGGAATGGAGTCGCTCCGGAATCACCCGCAGCTCCAGACCCTTTGGATCGCGGGGACTGCGGTCGATGATCGAGCGCTCAGCGCGCTGCGTGAGATCCCAAAGTTGGCGGCGTTGCATGCTGCCGGGAGTCGCATATCTGCCTCAGCGTGGAATCAGCTGATGCAAGCGATACCGAGACTTAAGAAGAACTCGACGGCACCTTGAACTCGTCCAGAGATGCTTTCTGAATCTGTGCAGACTGCGTAAAGAGCTCTACTTGGTACTTCATCAAATCGATTTCCGCCGCGAGTTGACCCAATCGGTTCTTTCGCGCGGACGTTTCAATTTGAACAGCCGATTGATGGATCAATTCGATCCCCAACCGCTTCGCCGACGACTTCAATCGGTAGGCGACGCTGGCGACGGTGAGCGAATCCTCGCGGTGGACTTGACGCTCGAGTACCTCCATGTCGTGCTGCAAGGTCTCGACAAAACCTTCTATTTCGTGCAGCGCAGATTCGATGTCTCCCTGATGTCGCTCGATGAGCGAATCGAACTCAGAGAATGTGGTTCGTTGTTTGGACACGATGCTTGTTACCGACAACTGATTACCCGATGAAGTGAGTGGTGTTGCCTACCTCCGCATCGGGCCTGCAGGGAGACCCGCAAACGTAGGTTTGCAATCGCGATCGAAGGAAGTTTTCTGGCGACAGATCGGAAAGTCGCCGAGGGAGAGGCCGCACAATCCACAAAGTCAAACCAAACCGAAAAGGAGATCACACCATTACCTAGCCTCGGCCCCCGTTCGTTTCTTGGTCAAATCGTTTAGAAACGGCTGGGCAGATAACGGAACTCCGTTGGCCCTCTGCATCAGTTCATGCGGCAGGTACGAGCGTCCGTGGACATGTACTTTTTCACGCAACCACGCGAGAAGGGGCTGGAACTCGCCTCGCGCGAACATCGATTCCAGATCTCCCAAATCTCGGGCAGCAGATTCCATCAATTGCGCCGCGTACAGGTTCCCCAATGCGTAGGTTGGAAAGTAACCGATGAGCCCGGCCGACCAATGAACATCCTGCAATACCCCTTCGCCGTCGTGGGAAGGCTCGATGCCCAAGTACTCGCGGTACCGGTCTCGCCACAAACTCGGCAGCTCCTCCACCGGCAAACTCTCGTCTATCAACCGCTTCTCGATTTCAAAGCGAATAAAGATGTGAAGGTTGTAGGTCGCCTCGTCCGCTTCGATGCGAATCAAACTCCGTTCGACACGCCGAAGGTCCGCGAGGATCTGATCGATCGATACTTGCGACAACCCGGGTAAATAGCGGATCGCTTCGGGATAAAGCCACGTCCAAAAGCCTCGCGAACGTCCGACCAAATTCTCCCAAAGACGGGACTGCGACTCGTGGACTCCGAGCGATGCAGCAGCTCCAGCGGGGAGCCCATGCATTGCGACGGGCAAGCCCTGTTCGTACATCCCATGTCCCGCTTCGTGCAGGACGCCATAGAGCCCACTGCTGTACGAATCCACATGGTATCGGGTCAAGATGCGGTGATCATGCGGGCCCAGCGTTGTGCAGAACGGATGCTCCGTCTCATCGAGCCGACCTCGATCAAAGTCAAAGCCGATCTTCTCGGCCACCCAACGGGATAATGCTCTCTGACCGTCGATTGGAAAATCGGCCGCGATCGCCAAGTGACTCGGATGCCTGGCTTCTCTTTCCAAAGCCTCGCGGACAAGTGGGATCAAGGACGCGCTCAGCTCCGTGAACACCTTTTCTACCTGGGAGGAGTCCGCCCCTTCTTCGTATTGATCGAGCAAACTGTCGTAACGAGTTCGATTGGGCTTTTGCAAAATCGAGGCCTCCTCGCGTCGAAGGTTCACGATCTCCTCCAAGGCACTGCGAAACATTCCAAAGTCCCGCTTCTGCTTCGCTTCCACCCAAATCTGCTGGCCTCGCGACGTGGCCCGAGCCGTCGCCATCACCAACGCCTCGGGCAAGAGAACGTTCTTCTCGTAGTCGCGTAGAAGACCGCGTACGTTCGCTTGATCGACAGCACTCAGATTCGTCATCGCATCCGAAGACGACAATGCTCGGAGCCAATCGCCATACGCTGGATCCGTCTGCCGCTGATGCAGCCATCCACTCAATTGAGTCACTTGCTCCGATCGGAACTCTCCGCCCTGAGCCGGCATGTACGTGTGGTGATCCCATTCGAGCAACGCGAGGGTCCCGCTCAGAAGGGAGGCTTGCCGCGCATGCTCGTAGACTTGTTCAATCAACTTCTGGGACATCATTCCAATCCGTACAATCCAGCGGGTGCAATGGCCTGACCACCTGCTACACCGAGTCCCCGTCGCTGGAAGAAACGAGGTTCGAGAGCAAACTGGAAGGAGACGTTGTCACGACCGTAGTCGATCGTTGCTCCCACTCGGAACAGAAACGATTCACCGATGCGCGTGATACCGAGGGACTGACCGATATTCCCGATCGCACTAAAGTCGTAGGAGGCCCCCCCGGTCGCGAGCCACTTTTCGTTCATGCGATAGTTGACCGTGGTCGTCAACAAGGTGGAGCTGATGGGACCTTCCAAACTGGTCACGCCAAGATAGGCCTCGCCTCGCCCGGGACGGTTGATGACGCCGCCGATCGTCGTCGCCTTGAGCCCGTTCTCGAAGAGATCGTAGTAACCGTCGCTAACCAGCGTGACTCGGTCCCCAATGTGATACCGGAAGTCGTAATTGATACCGCCGATCGTCTCACCGAAGTTATCCCGATCCTTGTCCCCAAAGAGAATGGCATCGACGTCGAACTCGACGACGTCTGCAATTCGCTCTTGTCCGGCAGCCCCACGTTTGGTCTGCAACCGCTGGTGAAGCCCAACACGAGACTGCATTTGATCGGTCACAATTTCATTGCTCCCAGCAGTGACATAACGCTGCATGCTCTGGCGGGCTGCATAATAACGAGCATCAAACTCATCGGGCAGGGTTCCGCCGAAGGTGTTGAATACGAGCCGGCGTCGGAAATGCTCCTGCGCGTTGTCATCGAGTGGGTTGAACAGAGGAAGCAGATCTAGGTCCTGCGTCGTGTCCGCGTACAAGAACTGGCTCTCCATGCTGATCTTGTGGGACAAACCATTGAGATTGAAAACCGTGCTCTGCACGTCGGGAAAAACTCTCCAAATAGGAGTCGACGATCGCCAACCAGCCTGTCCCGTCAATCGCGTCAAACTATCGCCGTTGACATCTTCCCCCCAATAAGCTGCCTCTCCTGACACATAAGGCACGATCTTGCTGATCCCGGTATCGATGGGCAGATTCAACTCGTGCCGCGTCATGGCTTGAATGCCCGATGCGTCGACTTCGTTAGGCTGCAATTGAAACTTGGCCGCGTCCGCTGCATTCGTGGGAGTCGACGCGGCGCGCTGCCTCGCATACCCCACATCGCTATGGGTGTAATAGGTGAAATACGGACCGAGAGTCTGCCCCAGCCAATAGTGATCCAAACGAGGCAACCAACTGGTCTCCGTATGGAAGTCGTTCACTTGGAACTGCGCAGAAACATCGAGCATCTGATTATCGAGATACTGCCGCAATCGAAGTCCAGTCGTGAGGTCCTTTTGCGTATCCCACTCCTGCTCGAAGTACTGTTCCTGGAAATTGCGATCGCTCACCCATCCCCCTTCAGCCCAGAACTCGGTGTCGGGTGCAAGCAGCTGTCGATGGCGGAACAAGAGCCTGCCCCGAGTTAGCTCCTCAGGGGTCAAATTCGTTCGATCGACCCCGAGAATGTCGAGCCCCTTATCCCGTATCCCCCAGAAGTCGACAATGCCATTGGCCGAGCCGCTGGGGAATGCATCAGGAACGTTGTATTGAAACTGGGTACCAATCCCTAGTCCGCGTTTCTCGAGGTAGTCGGTCGAAAGGGTCCAACTGGTTCCGTCGAAGGCTTGAATTCCAAAAATCTGATAGAGATTCCAATCCAACAAAACTTGGCTGCCAAAGATCTGATCATTCCGGACCTTGAGCCCTGTCAGATAAAATCCAGATGTGTCGACATTGGTATCCAACACAGGCCAGTAAAAGACGGGGAACCCCTCGAGGTATACGAAATTATGGCGAGCCCGCGCTTTCATCCCGGTTTCCCCGCTCGATGAACCTGGAAACGGACGACCGAACAGAACTCGCTGCGGCTCTTGGCTCCGGTCGCTGAGTTCGATGCGGTCCGATTGGAGCCAGTAACGGGGAACACCGAGGCGACTGCTAGTCAATGCCGCTTGATGGGCCAAGAAATTCTCACGCGAACGCTGCTGCACCACATCAGCCTTGATCCGAAGAATTCCTTCGTATTGGGGTGCATCGGTCAACAATTCGGCACCGAGGATCATGCCGTACTCCGACTGCACGTTGTAATACATGCGCTCGGCATAGACCCGTCTCGCCCCTTGTTGAAACACGACGTTCCCCTCCAAGTAAAGCTCGACCGGCATGTCATCCACTTTGCCTGAGATGAGTTTCTGCAAGTTCGAAGTCCAAACCACGGCGCGATCGGCTTCGATCAAAACGGTCCCCATATCGAGCACGCCATCGGCCGTTGCTAACGTCGTGTCTTGAAAGCGCAATCGAATCCCCCCGGAGAAGGTGAGGACCGAGTCCCCTCGTTCTGGACGGTTCATCATTTCAAATCGAGGTTCAATTCCACCTCGCCCGGAAAAATCAAAGCGTCGGGCGCCAAAGGGTCTCGGCGCCGCAGCGCTCGGATCGCTCATAGCAACCGGCGCCGCGACGGGAGCCGGTATTACCACTTCCGGCCCCGGTGCACCAATTTGAAATGCATTGACGTCGGAACCAGCCGGCGTGCGGTTTGGCAGAAGGGAAGGGGCAGAACCATTGCTGGGGACAGCATTGCTCGGAGTCGGCACACCGGTTTGCGAGGGCTGCGCTCCATAGGGGCCAGGCAATGCCCCCGCGTCGATCACCGTCCCTCCCATGCTCGGATTGCCGATGATCATCCCATTGCCACTTGTTGCACCGAAGCTATTCGACGAAGCGGGGGGGGGAGGGGTGAGAAAAGCCGGATCGCTTGACATCTGCGCAGCGAGCTTCACACGCATTTCGGAGTCCGCACTCGTCCATGCTATGGCTGGCTCCACCGACGAAAGGCTTTGAGCAGATAGAGGTGACGTCAAATCGGGGGGTGGACCTGTTGGCTCCAGCCAAACGTCGGCCCGAGTCTCCAGCTCATAGTGGCTGAACAACCTTCCCATCCATCGATCGTCATGCAGGGACTGGCCATCACCAAATCGGACCTCGCAATGCCCCTGGGACTCGACGATGTACTTGAAGGCTTGGGTCTCGTACAAGCTTTCCGGTTGCGAACGATCGATCCAAATCACGACCCGATCCGCGGTGTGAACGAAGTTGCCTTGGTAGATGCGAACTCCGCCCTGGAACGTGAGGACCTCATAAACGCCTTGTTTCTGACGAATCGCCTCGCGAGCAAAAACACTGATCGAGAATTTGGGATCCGCCAACGGAACCCCGATTTCCTTGGCCACGGCGGCCGGCCAAACCGAATTTCCACCTGCGATCGCCAGCAGAAGAAGGAGCCACCCGATCACCCACGCGGTGGCTTGCCCACTCGCTCTCGGCCCCTCAGTGCGCAACCCGATCCAGAACCCTGCTGCCGGCTGGCAACAAGACTGCAAATCGGTCGCGGCCTGGCGTCGGCGAAATACCGGCCGCGGCTGCGATTGTTTCGCAAACAGCTGGGTTGGAATCCGTTCCACTCCCGAACAAAAAGGCTTCGTTGGCCCGATTCCGCACGGGCGCTTCTCGGCGGGAGTATAGAAATGGCAAAATTTCGCCTCAAGACGAAGGTTTCATTAAAGAGTTAGAAACCAATAGGACGACGAAAAGAAATCCTCAAACCCCATGTTCAAACCATCCCGCAGCTTGCCAGGGCCCTCAACTCACCCTAGCTTACCAAGCTCGCGGTCGACCGAGAGCATCATGTCGAATTTGGATTCCTTGGCAATCCACCTGATCCGCGCGGGTCAGTGGTCGGAGGCGGTCTGCCTCTATCGAGACGAATTGGGACTCTCTCTGCCGCAGGCGGAGCAGCTCGTCCTCCGCATCGCGGAAGAGTACGACCTGAAACACCCAGGCCGCTTGCTAAGCTGGCTTTGGATCGCCCTCGGAGGATTCTCCATTCTCTGCATGGTCGCCTTCATCGACTGGTTGAACTAATTCCAGCCCAGCAAGGGTGGTCCCAACACGCATACCCCGACCGCGATCGCGATCCCCGCCGCTAGCAAAACCGTCCCCGCCGCCACATCCTTGGCGTTTCGAATCAATGGATCGTACTGGGGAACCGCCGCGTCTGCCAAATACTCGATGGCCGTATTGAGTCCCTCTGCCACCCACACTAGCCCGATTGCTAGCAAGAGCAGGACGCATCGCACGGTATCGATGCGCATCCAAAGGGCGACTCCTAGAACAGACATTGCCGCTACCAAGTGAAATCGAGCGTGGGTGTGTTCGAAAAGGTAGATGCCAATCCCTCGCACTGCGTGATGGAAACTACTTCGCTTAGGCAGCAACCATCGGTTGGCTTTTCTTAACGCATCGCGTTGCCGATTTCCGTCCTGTTCCGCGCCGTGGCCCATAGTTTCCTCTTCGAGATTTCTTGATTACTGTACAGCTATTATGCTTCGCAATGACGGCTACTGCTATGTTCACCAAGTTCAACGACCGCCGGGGGGTGAGCGACTCGTTGATCATTTAGCCGGGGAATTTCCGCATTCCAACGCCGACCTATGGATCGAACGCATCCGGGCTGGCGAGCTTTCGATCGATAACAAGCCTGCTCAACCGGAATCGGTCGTGCTGCCTGGCAACGTCATCCGATGGAATCGCCCGGGATGGCAGGAAGAGGAAACGCCCCAACACTTTGAGGTCTTGTACGAAGATCGCGACATTCTCGCAGTCAACAAGCCAAGCGGCCTCCCCACTCTTCCCGGTGCTGGCTTCTATCAAAACTCCTTGCTGATGAAGGTGCGCGCTCGCTTTCCATCGGCTCAGCCTCTGCATCGATTGGGAAGAGCCACGTCGGGAGTCGTGCTTTTCGGATTGCACCCACAATCCGTTCGAGCTCTGACCATCCAATGGCCGGAGACGAAGAAAATCTATCGGGCGCTCGCGCAAGGAATCGCAATGGCTGATCGCTATGAAATCGATCAACCGATCGGCCCTCTATCGCACCCGCGGTTGGGGACAGTCCATGCAGCCTCTGACTCTGGAAAACGAGCAAAGAGTATCGCCGTTGCACTCGAGAGACGAGAAAGCGAAACGCTTTTTGAAGTCGAGATTGAAACAGGACGTCCCCACCAAATACGCATTCATCTGGCATCGATCGACCACCCGCTCGTAGGGGACCCTCTTTATGGGAGAGGCGGAGTTCCCATCGACAGCCATCCGGGACTGCCAGGGGATGGCGGCTATCTGCTGCATGCCATGCAGCTGCATTTCTCCCATCCGACGACGGGCGAATCGCTCGAGTTAGTCGCACCTCCCCCAGCATCCCTGTCCATCCTATCCCAAAGCCAGAGCAGGTAATCGAAGCAACGTTTCGATCTCGCCGTTCGGCGCTTCAATGGGCTCTGCGATTCAATGGGCGTACGCCTCGTTTTGTTTACTCGCTCAGGGATAGCGGAGGTGTTACACTAGCGGCTTGAATAGGCGGGCGGCCTGCATGGGTGGGCTGCCTGCATAGGGAGGCGCCCGCCTCTCCGGAGCTACGATCGCACAGGGGAGTCTTCATTGTCAGGGAACAGACCAAAACCAGACACCAGGAATCTTGAGGATTTTCGAAAGCGCTTTGCAGAAGCCTTGACCGACCGGGTCCAAGATGGCTCTTTTCCGATTCCGTCAAAATCGAACAGCGGTTCGCTCTTGAGCGAATGGCAAGAACGTGCCGAGCAGGCGTTCACCAAGCTCCAGCTCTTCGATCGTGATTATGGAGAAATGCTCATCACGATGACATATCTCTTTGTCAACGCTTCCGGTGAAATCGTCGGAGAACTAGACACCCCTGACTCGGAAGCTCGGGTCTACTTGCGTCTCGACCCCACGAACCCTGTGGCTAAGTGCGATTGTGGAGCATCGTCCCCTCGCCATTACTGTGTGCACATTCAAGTATTTGCGAACGAATTGCTTCTCGATCTGGACGACGACGACTCTTACCTCTCGTCCCTCATCATTAGGAAGAGATTTAACCCTGGCTCACCGAATCTCGTGAGGTTCGCGACCGATCCTGGTGAGAAGACGCTTGCACTCCTGGATAGCTTTGCCAAATACTCCATACCCATGCTCCCCCCCAGCGGGGAATTACCGGATCTGGAGCAAGCGCCGGTGGCGAGACGATTGGTCTGGTCTATCGAAACGACGGACGGAAAGCTGAAAGTCCATCCGCTTCTGCAAACCATGAAGAAGACAGGCAAAGGATTTAGCAAGGGTAAGAAACTCCCCTCGCGCACTCTGAAGTTCGACCATTTGGACATCCTGACCCCTTTGGACCTCAAAGTGCTTCGGACCGCAGACGAAAGCATGTACGATTGGAATCCTTTCTCGTTGCAAGCAATTTCAAAACTTGTCAATGCACCGAATGTGGAGATCGATGAGAGGCCAGGAAAGATCCAGAATAGAATGTTCTATCTCTCCGTGACGGAACAGGACGATTCTCTGTCGTTCAGCTTGACTGGAGAAACGGACTCGCTGAGTGGCATGAAATATTATTTCACTCCGCATGGATTGTTCGTTTACGATTCCTACTACCCCATGATCTACGTGGCCCAATTGACGAGTTCGCAACGGGACGTCATCGAGCACTTGCTCGCGCAACCTCCGATTCCGATCCAGTACAAAGAGAACTTGCTCTCGCGACTCTATGCCCTCCAGAAGAATCTTCCCGTCGTGCTCCCTGAAGAGATCGCGGGTCCGAAGCAACGCGATCCCGGAAACATGCTCCTTCTACTCCGCTCACGAGCCGATGGACAACTGGATTTCGGCGTTCGGGTCCGAACGCGGTCGGGCGCTATGACTTACCCGGGCTCCCAACCTGCCATCACCT includes these proteins:
- a CDS encoding organic solvent tolerance protein OstA, with amino-acid sequence MERIPTQLFAKQSQPRPVFRRRQAATDLQSCCQPAAGFWIGLRTEGPRASGQATAWVIGWLLLLLAIAGGNSVWPAAVAKEIGVPLADPKFSISVFAREAIRQKQGVYEVLTFQGGVRIYQGNFVHTADRVVIWIDRSQPESLYETQAFKYIVESQGHCEVRFGDGQSLHDDRWMGRLFSHYELETRADVWLEPTGPPPDLTSPLSAQSLSSVEPAIAWTSADSEMRVKLAAQMSSDPAFLTPPPPASSNSFGATSGNGMIIGNPSMGGTVIDAGALPGPYGAQPSQTGVPTPSNAVPSNGSAPSLLPNRTPAGSDVNAFQIGAPGPEVVIPAPVAAPVAMSDPSAAAPRPFGARRFDFSGRGGIEPRFEMMNRPERGDSVLTFSGGIRLRFQDTTLATADGVLDMGTVLIEADRAVVWTSNLQKLISGKVDDMPVELYLEGNVVFQQGARRVYAERMYYNVQSEYGMILGAELLTDAPQYEGILRIKADVVQQRSRENFLAHQAALTSSRLGVPRYWLQSDRIELSDRSQEPQRVLFGRPFPGSSSGETGMKARARHNFVYLEGFPVFYWPVLDTNVDTSGFYLTGLKVRNDQIFGSQVLLDWNLYQIFGIQAFDGTSWTLSTDYLEKRGLGIGTQFQYNVPDAFPSGSANGIVDFWGIRDKGLDILGVDRTNLTPEELTRGRLLFRHRQLLAPDTEFWAEGGWVSDRNFQEQYFEQEWDTQKDLTTGLRLRQYLDNQMLDVSAQFQVNDFHTETSWLPRLDHYWLGQTLGPYFTYYTHSDVGYARQRAASTPTNAADAAKFQLQPNEVDASGIQAMTRHELNLPIDTGISKIVPYVSGEAAYWGEDVNGDSLTRLTGQAGWRSSTPIWRVFPDVQSTVFNLNGLSHKISMESQFLYADTTQDLDLLPLFNPLDDNAQEHFRRRLVFNTFGGTLPDEFDARYYAARQSMQRYVTAGSNEIVTDQMQSRVGLHQRLQTKRGAAGQERIADVVEFDVDAILFGDKDRDNFGETIGGINYDFRYHIGDRVTLVSDGYYDLFENGLKATTIGGVINRPGRGEAYLGVTSLEGPISSTLLTTTVNYRMNEKWLATGGASYDFSAIGNIGQSLGITRIGESFLFRVGATIDYGRDNVSFQFALEPRFFQRRGLGVAGGQAIAPAGLYGLE
- a CDS encoding diacylglycerol kinase family protein codes for the protein MGHGAEQDGNRQRDALRKANRWLLPKRSSFHHAVRGIGIYLFEHTHARFHLVAAMSVLGVALWMRIDTVRCVLLLLAIGLVWVAEGLNTAIEYLADAAVPQYDPLIRNAKDVAAGTVLLAAGIAIAVGVCVLGPPLLGWN
- a CDS encoding RluA family pseudouridine synthase, encoding MLRNDGYCYVHQVQRPPGGERLVDHLAGEFPHSNADLWIERIRAGELSIDNKPAQPESVVLPGNVIRWNRPGWQEEETPQHFEVLYEDRDILAVNKPSGLPTLPGAGFYQNSLLMKVRARFPSAQPLHRLGRATSGVVLFGLHPQSVRALTIQWPETKKIYRALAQGIAMADRYEIDQPIGPLSHPRLGTVHAASDSGKRAKSIAVALERRESETLFEVEIETGRPHQIRIHLASIDHPLVGDPLYGRGGVPIDSHPGLPGDGGYLLHAMQLHFSHPTTGESLELVAPPPASLSILSQSQSR
- a CDS encoding Hpt domain-containing protein — protein: MSKQRTTFSEFDSLIERHQGDIESALHEIEGFVETLQHDMEVLERQVHREDSLTVASVAYRLKSSAKRLGIELIHQSAVQIETSARKNRLGQLAAEIDLMKYQVELFTQSAQIQKASLDEFKVPSSSS
- a CDS encoding carboxypeptidase M32; the protein is MMSQKLIEQVYEHARQASLLSGTLALLEWDHHTYMPAQGGEFRSEQVTQLSGWLHQRQTDPAYGDWLRALSSSDAMTNLSAVDQANVRGLLRDYEKNVLLPEALVMATARATSRGQQIWVEAKQKRDFGMFRSALEEIVNLRREEASILQKPNRTRYDSLLDQYEEGADSSQVEKVFTELSASLIPLVREALEREARHPSHLAIAADFPIDGQRALSRWVAEKIGFDFDRGRLDETEHPFCTTLGPHDHRILTRYHVDSYSSGLYGVLHEAGHGMYEQGLPVAMHGLPAGAAASLGVHESQSRLWENLVGRSRGFWTWLYPEAIRYLPGLSQVSIDQILADLRRVERSLIRIEADEATYNLHIFIRFEIEKRLIDESLPVEELPSLWRDRYREYLGIEPSHDGEGVLQDVHWSAGLIGYFPTYALGNLYAAQLMESAARDLGDLESMFARGEFQPLLAWLREKVHVHGRSYLPHELMQRANGVPLSAQPFLNDLTKKRTGAEAR